One genomic region from Muriicola soli encodes:
- the yidD gene encoding membrane protein insertion efficiency factor YidD → MKKILIAPFVFLVRGYQLLISPYLPSTCRYSPTCSQYTLEALKKHGLFKGGWLSVKRIFSCNPWGGSGYDPVP, encoded by the coding sequence ATGAAAAAAATCCTGATAGCCCCTTTTGTATTCCTGGTACGAGGGTACCAACTATTGATCTCACCCTATTTGCCTTCTACTTGCAGATACTCCCCTACCTGTTCGCAGTATACGCTTGAAGCCCTGAAGAAGCACGGTTTATTTAAAGGAGGTTGGTTATCCGTAAAGCGAATCTTTAGTTGTAACCCTTGGGGGGGAAGCGGCTACGACCCGGTGCCATAA
- the lgt gene encoding prolipoprotein diacylglyceryl transferase, which yields MYFLGFIWNPADTLFKIGFLQIKYYNLLWIIAFALGWYIMKRIFLNEKKTVQELDSLFIYTVIATMLGARLGHVFFYDWAYYSNHLLEILLPIRERAGSSLFGIFNGYEFTGFTGLASHGAAIGIIIGMYLYTRKHKGFKMLWILDRVVIPVAIGAFCVRLGNFFNSEINGKIVEKSFLFATKFVRDSDDMPASAAMRITKEKTVNAAYKALENNPQFTEYLEAIPYRHPAQLYEGIFYIFVFLILYFLYWKTEKKNSPGYLFGLFLVLLWTIRFFVEYVKKSQGGFEESLGLLSTGQWLSIPFIAIGLYFMFKPKKA from the coding sequence ATGTATTTCTTAGGATTTATCTGGAATCCGGCTGACACCCTCTTTAAGATCGGATTTCTTCAGATCAAATATTACAACTTGTTGTGGATCATAGCCTTCGCCCTTGGGTGGTATATTATGAAAAGGATCTTCCTCAACGAGAAAAAAACGGTACAGGAGCTCGATTCCCTTTTTATCTACACGGTTATCGCCACCATGTTGGGAGCACGCCTGGGTCACGTCTTCTTCTACGACTGGGCGTATTACTCCAACCACCTCCTCGAGATCCTACTTCCCATACGGGAGCGGGCCGGGAGCAGTTTGTTCGGTATTTTCAACGGCTATGAATTTACGGGCTTTACCGGTCTGGCAAGTCATGGCGCTGCCATAGGAATTATCATAGGGATGTATCTGTATACCCGAAAACACAAGGGCTTTAAGATGCTCTGGATCCTTGACCGAGTGGTGATCCCTGTTGCCATAGGCGCCTTTTGTGTTCGCCTTGGTAATTTCTTTAATTCTGAGATCAATGGTAAAATTGTAGAAAAGTCATTTCTTTTCGCAACTAAATTTGTTCGGGACAGCGACGATATGCCTGCATCAGCAGCAATGCGGATCACCAAGGAAAAAACGGTTAATGCAGCTTATAAGGCCCTGGAAAACAACCCTCAGTTTACGGAATACCTCGAAGCCATCCCCTACAGACATCCCGCTCAGCTCTACGAAGGTATATTCTATATTTTTGTCTTTTTGATCCTGTATTTCCTCTATTGGAAAACAGAAAAAAAGAATTCTCCCGGTTATCTTTTTGGGCTGTTTCTGGTATTGCTCTGGACCATCCGCTTTTTTGTGGAGTACGTAAAGAAAAGTCAGGGCGGATTTGAAGAATCCCTCGGCCTTCTTTCCACAGGTCAATGGTTGAGTATTCCATTTATCGCAATCGGACTCTACTTTATGTTTAAACCCAAAAAAGCATAA
- a CDS encoding DUF192 domain-containing protein: MKRLTCLITAVVFALLFSTACKDVPKKVVNTAPVTFTREGTLSIFRAETDSLLAQVDIEIAETDYETQTGLMYRESMEKDQGMLFIFPEEAYHSFYMKNTRFPLDIIYINKDLKVSSIIANAQPLDEESLPSENPVMYVLEVNAGLVGIWELKPGDYIEFERL; this comes from the coding sequence ATGAAAAGACTGACATGCTTGATCACAGCGGTTGTCTTTGCACTGCTCTTTTCCACGGCATGCAAGGACGTACCTAAAAAAGTTGTCAATACTGCCCCCGTAACTTTTACCAGGGAAGGAACACTTTCCATTTTCAGGGCAGAAACTGATTCCCTTTTGGCGCAGGTCGACATTGAGATTGCGGAAACTGATTACGAGACCCAGACCGGGCTCATGTACAGGGAGAGTATGGAAAAGGATCAGGGGATGTTGTTTATCTTCCCTGAAGAGGCCTACCACAGTTTCTATATGAAGAACACCCGATTCCCGCTGGATATCATTTATATTAATAAGGATCTGAAAGTGAGTAGCATCATAGCAAATGCACAACCTCTGGATGAAGAAAGCCTGCCCTCTGAAAATCCAGTGATGTATGTGCTTGAAGTAAATGCGGGATTGGTCGGTATCTGGGAACTCAAACCCGGGGATTACATCGAGTTCGAAAGGCTGTAA